The genomic interval CACAGGCATCAGGACATCTCCCGTCTGGATGGGGTGGGATGCAAACGGCGCAGCAGTGTCTCTGTTCGGAGCCCTTCAGAGCAGGATCTCTTGACTGTTGAACAATGCTTGGCAAAGAGGAGCTGGGtttataaataatgcatttcctTTGTCTTGCAGGAGTTCTGGAGGCAGAGGTACAATCAGATCAGCTGTGAACAGCTTACATAGCAAATCTAATAGGTTTGTAAATTAGATTttgtgttcatttgtttttgctGTAAGGCAGCTATTAATCTGCTTCTCCTCTTCGCTGGATAGTGCTGTTCTTATTTAGCAAAtatatctgtttcttttcacttctgctttgcattttcttaatcgtttctccccctccttcccccagctcagTGCAATAATCATTTGCAAATAACCAAGGATCTGCAAGTTGTGGTGATTGAGagaatgagaaagagagagttACTTATTGTGAAAATAAGTCAGTGACAGAGTTGCCATTTTCGTAGTTTTACTACGTGCTGTTAGAAGAGAGATCGCTGTCTTTGACATCAGAACTTCATTTGGTTTTATCGTAATGCACTTCAGTAACGTCGCTCCATTGCAGAGTCATTTCGTGGCATCACAGCCTCATTCAGTGTctctctgtgggtttttttacaatgatTTCATGTCAGCCCAGCATTACCAAGTGGCACGGTTGCAAAGCTTAGTGACACcacacaagaaagaaagagtgatACCATTCTGTGATGAATTTATCACCCAtgatcaaaacacagaaaatggacaaaaccaaaaaaatcgTAGTTATTCCCCAAGATTTCTTTACCCTATTTCCTTTATGATTTTTGACACCTGATAAGTAAGCTTTGCAAGACACGAGGTAATACGGCAAAATGCAAGATGCAAACAAATCCAACAGCCTCAACTGGCAGGCTCTGGAGAGGTactgtacaaacacacacaaggACACTGGCAGCCAGCATTTATAAACACATTTCCTtgcctttctgaaatgttatgTGGTGTGAGCCACAGTGTGTCCTCAGGAGCTCCTTCCTGGGGCTGGAGATGTGCTCCCAGGAGCTGGATGTTGTCCATGAGCCTGGGCCACCAGCTCTGCCCCATCTCTCACTCTTCTCCCTCCTTGAGGTTTACGtgctttttataaatgtatttatttgcaaaccATTTCCCAGCTGGAAAAAGCCCTTTGCACCAGAGAGGGGGACTCCCTTCAGCTGACAGCGAGTGCTTTGGCTGTGTATTTTTCAGAGCACTCTGTAGTGTGAAGGTTTTTTCAGGGCTGCAGATGCACGTGCAGCTTCTTGATGAGATGCTTGGGTATTCTCTTTGGAGGGCGGCTGGCTGGAATCAAATATTCATCTTCCATTTGATGTAAATGGCACTGAACTGCTGGGGCTGATTTGCTTCTTAGAGCAGGGATTAAAAACTGGGGTGTCCCAGTGATCATGTCCAAACCGCAGCATCTGGCTGTTGTCCCTCCCCCTGCTCATTTCTGGGTCTGGAGCAGGCAATACGGATGCTGAAATCCTCGTGCTCTCTTCTAACGGGGGAAAAAGCTACCAGCGAGCCAGCCTACCCCTGTTCGGTACGGGATGCTCATAGCCCAATCTCACAAGCAGCACCCAGCGGCTCagctaaattaatttctcctttagGTGAAGTGAAGGTTGCACTTCTCTGACGAGGATTTTAACCCTCTCCAGGAGCTGAGCTGGCTCCACTTCGGGGTGTTCATGTGCGACCATGAGGCAACAGGGCAGCAACCTTGGCTGCCCACATAGGAAATGTCTTGGTGAATTTAGAGGGCTCCCCGGGACTCTGGGGTGTCTTGTCTGCAAGTGTCTGTCTGCCAGCCTGTCTTTGCAGAGCCTGCTTGTGGTTTTGTGTGCATGCCTTTCTACAGCTAGATGTGTAAGGTtgtgttttctgcagagctgtgcctggCTGTAAGTCTGTGTTCATATAATCGAGCAGGTATTTAAGGATTTGTGTCTGTCTGCTTGAGTGTAGCAGAATACAAACAGGCTTTCAGTTCTCGTTTAGCTAATAACtacaattttgcttttctgatgaaGTTTGAATTCCAGCAGCCAGAGCCAAAGACAGTGATTAGAAATGCCATTGGGATGCTAACGGATcctgtctctctccttctccctgtctttcttttctctagaGCTGAGGTAGTAATAAATGACTCTTCGTCTCCAGCTGTTGTTGACAGAAGTAATGAAAGCATTAAGCACAACATTAAACCAGCCTCATCCAAATGGAGACACAACCAGACACTCTCTTTGAAGATCAGGTACTGGTAATTACCTATAGGACAAGAGACAGATTTGGTCCTCTCCAGTGCAAGCTGGCAAATTGCCTCTGTATATCATCTAAAGAAGTcgaggaagaaataaaaggcttaTCTCCTGCTGAGCTAGGCTTCATATCTGTAAGCGATCACTTGGAAATGAATTCCCGGCTGAACCAGCTGGCCTTACAATGACGAAACAAGGAGCACTTGAGCGCCCGTTTTCCAGGGCAAGTGGAATTACTGTGCACTGGCAGCGGGTcatggaggggagaaggagaccCTCTGCCCGGGGTAAATGCAAGGACCCCCCACTAATGGTGGGCTGACTGTGCTAGCCTGCCCAGGAAGGGATGGGTGGAGAAGGAGCGGGCGTTAAGATGGAGATAGCTCTTTGTAAGCTCTTTCTGGAGAGCATCAGTCAGATGGACTGGCCACAGAGCAAGAGCAGCCAGGAGGCAAGAGTTCATCTTATGTATGACCCAAGTTATCTCTGTACCTCACCTGATGGGCTGTTTCATTCCCTGTCCTCAGGAAACAGATCTTGAAGTTCCTGGATGCAGAGAAGGACATTTCGGTGCTGAAGGGGACGCTGAAGCCGGGGGACATCATCCACTATGTCTTTGACAGGGACAGCACCATGAACGTCTCGCAGAACCTGTACGAGCTGCTGCCCCGCACCTCGCCCCTCAAGGGCAAGCAGTTCCCCACCTGCGCCATCGTGGGCAACTCGGGGGTCCTGCTCAGCAGCGGCTGCGGCCCTGAGATCGACGCACACAGCTTCGTGATAAGGTAGGGGCCCACGCCCTGCCGCACGATGGGGCTgggagggtttggggagggTTTGGAGAGGTGGAAAGGGGCTGGAGTCCCAATCCACGTGGTGCGGCGCAGCCTTGCAGCCCCGCGTGCACGCGTAGAGTTCACCGATGCGAACGTCCCGCTGCAAATGCTTCTACCAACCAAGTGCTCCCCCGCTGTCCTTGCAAATGCACCCCATGCGTTCTTACGGTGCACCGTTAACCCCCCAGGGCTCCATTaacccccagcacccccaggcgCAAGCACTCACTCCTCTTTTCCCACATACTTACCCTCTTGTAAATACACCCTGTCCCGGACTCTCCTGTGGACACAAGCTCGATCCTTCCCCAGGTCACGTCTCCCCTCAAGCACTGGGTGCGCCGCATGGTGCCCTGGCACCACGCTTCTGCATGCCCAGGTCCGACGCTCTCCTGTGGCCATTCCGTCCCCAGCACCGATGTCCCCGCAGATGCACTGCCCCATGGACCCGCACCGGCAGATCCTGACCCCCACTGGGGCACATGCCAAATTCACCACAGAAGGTGCTTGAAGTGGAGAGGAGCGTGCCAGCCCTCCCATCCCCAACACCCGTGTACATCCGTTAGCTGAGGGGCTGTAGGAGTCTGCTGATGATTTATGTATGTGCAGATATTTGCTTTCTGGCTAGTCTATTATGAAGACAGCCCAATCCATCAGCGGCTCACAGAGGCGGTCCTCGGCGTGACGTGGGAACAAGGATAATGTCACCTCTGCCCCCCGCTCAAACCTGGCTGTTccagcctgcctggctgctggcagctctgtcCTGTCCGCGGGGGACAGGACACTATCCTTCGCATCCTTAAGTGTAACCAGAgtgagcaaaaggaaaaattgcttaTTGCAGTTCCGGCAAAGTTTAGGGAGGGGCTTTCGTGGCAGGCAGCAAAGTTGCAGGAGAAAAGCCTTTCTGGGTATAAGGATTGGGATTTTGAGCGACTTCTCTCCAGCCAGGTATGCTAGTGCAGATCTGGCATGGACATGCTCTTCCCACTGTAGGTTATCTAAGCCACCACTTGAATCTGCATCTTCCTGATGAAGGTTTGCTCCGTCCAGGCAGCCttttcagcagggctggcagtgaCCAGCGATGAGCTCTGTGTCCAGGATACAGCTTCACTCTTCAGACCCAACGTTTATTTTCAGCGATTTTACTCCTGTGATGAGTGGATCAGAAGAGCCCCATGTGCCAGTAGCTGGATTTTCTTTACACCATTCCCTTAGCTTCCCCATCTGTAAAGTAGGGAAAACAGTAGTAACGGCTGATTATCAAGGCAGATGGTTAGGATGCAATTCCTGCTCATTAAATACTGTAACTTCACTGTAAAACGCCTCAGGAGAGCATGCAGTGTACTAACATGTGGGTACCCTCTGGTTTTCACCACGCTGGGGGTGCATCTCTCTGCATCCCTCCATCAGCTGGTCACCTGTCCCATATACCCAGCGCCACGTGCATGGCAGGGCCACGGCTTAACGGCTGTGGATCCCCCCTCGAGGAGCTGTAGGAAACCACCATATAACGAGGGTGATTTGTTGGCAGTTTATCCCGGAGCCCCTCAGCCCTTGTCCCTGGCGTGACGCAGAAGGTTGTGGCATGGGAGCTCCCAGGGGAGCATGTGTGCCTGTATCAGCATGCGCAGCCTGAGAGGAGGCACCAACTAATACTACAGAAAGAGACGTTTTTTGAAGGTCACAGCCTCCAGACAGCCAAACCCTGTGGAGACCATGTCCTGGCATCCACTGCCCACTGGTATCATTATCACTGCCAGTGCCACCGGGTCTGCTGTTAGCAGAGACTTattgggaagggaaaagggactTGGGATAATATTACCCCAGCAGGGCTATAATTAATAGGTGATTGCTTTCCTTGCGTGGGAAAGGCCGTTTCATTTCAAATCTGCCATGGCAGCAAAGACGGGAGGTTTGTTGCTATGTGTTATTTTTGAACCACACCAGAAGAGATACCGATCCGTACAAACCCACCCACCAGACACCAGTTATTTCTGTTATTAACATTGCCCCAGAGGAATATGCACACACATGACGGCATGTCAGAGCCTCTCTAATTTATTGCAGAGACTCAttctcactcctcctcctccccaaaatgaGGGTGAATGGGCACATCTGTCACTGCCCATGTCGACTTCTGGCATCAAACACCCCTTGTTTTTATCACTGCCCTCTCACGTCCATTGTAAAAGGCTGTTTGGTGCTTCCCCTCGCAGGTGCAATCTGGCCCCTGTCCAGGAGTACTCGCAGGACGTGGGCATGAAGACGGACCTGGTGACCATGAACCCCTCAGTCATCCAACGGGCCTTCGAGGACCTGGTGAACGAGACATggagggagaagctgctgcaacGCCTCCACAGCCTCAATGGCAGCATCCTCTGGATCCCGGCGTTCATGGCCAAGGGGGGCAAGGAACGAGTGGAGTGGGTGAATGAGCTCATCCTGAAGCATCACATCAACGTCAGGACTGCCTACCCCTCGCTGCGCCTGCTGCATGCTGTCCGAGGGTGAGAGCGTTTCTGGTGTGCTCGGAGCCAGGATTTTGTGAGCCTCCTGAGCTGGGGAGCGATCGATGGGTTTGTGCCAGAGGCAAACGGCGTgagctgtttctttctgcagacCGTGAGGAGGACTCCACAGGCAGTGGCTGGTCCCTAGATGAGAACTGGAGACCACCTCGCAAGCAGGGGCTCCCCCCTCTGCACTTTGAGTGTGAGGTCTTTTAGCCATGCAATATAGTGAGCCTAAGTCTTCTAATGCTTTTGTGGCTGTAAGCCTGGGTGTCACCATGATAACTCCCCAACCTACGGTTAGGGCTTTCCTTGGAGAAATGTGTGTGTGATGAGCTAGTGATGAGGTTTGTCACCTTGTGCTTGAGTGACACATGCAAGTCTCACACAGCTTCTCAGGTCAGGGAGCTCATGGCAGCCTGGACGGGTTCGGCAGTGGCAGAGGCCCAAGGGCTGTTCCTGAGTAGCCTTTACGCTCCTGCAGTGGTGACAATTGCACTGCTCATCTTAAATGACCAGCCAAGGCAGGGAGGCGACTGACATAGTCTGGTCCTGCTGGGTGAGATTTCCATGTAAATGGCTTGGGGATGGGGTAGGCTCTTGCTTTCTCGCTTTGTTTCTCTAGAGAGAGTTCATTAGGCACTCAGGGAGTCTAGGCAGGTGGTGGATTATGCTGGAGGTGGCTTAGTGGCAGTAGTTGTCCTACCTGATCCTGACTAGACCCCGTCGATCTCCCAGGGTGGGATTTCACTCATGTAGCTGGTACTCCCACCTCTGAGCCTCAGCATTAATGTTTCTTGATTGCTTTGAGTACTTCTTTGCCTGCACACCTCTGAGCCTGAGCTCTTCTGGTCAGTTGGTCCATGCTGGGTGTCGCTCTGTCCCAGCTCACGTTGCATGTCAGTGCAGGGGGTGGGCACAGGACAGTTTTTGGGGTCATTTCCCACAGGAGCAAGCCTAAGGGGGAGCTCCAGGGAGAGGGCTGTGAAGGGCAGGTCCGCAGGCAGCCTGGGCGGGCTGGGAGGAGTGGAGGCTCTGGTGCTGTGGTGCAtcccaggcagcagcaatgGGTGAGAAGAACCATGTCTGCCCCAAGTGCCTGTGTTTGAGACTTCCCTGGGCCAGAGAGGCATCTTACAGAAAACGCTGGCTTTGAGgtaaagaaagggaaggaaatgatACCACAACTCACAGAAAGggaggagatgaagaaaaaaaaaaaaaaacccacaacccaaaTTCCGAGCTATTTCTAGCTGTAATTGACTTACTTTCGTCTGTCAAAATAGAATTAAGCTCCTGTAATAAGCCCTTTAAATCAACAGGCTGCTAATCCTGTGCTGGCAACCATTCCCAGTGCCAGAAACTTCCTGTAGGAAGCTTTGCAGAGGAATTGGCAAGGGCTGGGCATCACTTTCccacaggagaggaggaggatgcctTGATAAGCTCTGCTGCCGAGCTTATCTTCTAACTCACGGCACCTTCCTGgccctcctctgctgcagccctgcagtcCAGCTGGTTGGTCCTTGGCGCTCTGGTTGTCCATGTGTATCTCCCACAGAGCAGTGTTGGAGCCACCACCCGTGGCTGGCAGGTCCTGCCTGGCTGGAGGGGATGCAAGGATTTTGGGACAAGCCCAGGGGTTCAGCACTGTCTCTCAGTGCAGGGGTTGAGGTACCACTCTCCCCCGTGGCTTGTAATAGTGTCTTCTTTTTGCATGTGTTAGTGTTCCCGTGGGTTTTAATGGGATCCCATGCAAGGAACATGGGTTCAGGCTTCTGAAAACCTAGAGGGGCTCAGAGGGATGTAACCAGTCAGACCAGCAAGAGAGTGAAGTGGCCGCTGTTGGTGGTTGTCTGGGATAGATATGGTACCAGCACGTGGTCGGACACCGGCTGATGCTGATGATGACAGGCTGTAAGTACCCAGTCTGAGCTACAGCCAAGACCTCGATCCTGTCCTTTGGGTTGGTCACTGTGCTGTGGGGCAACGGAGAAAGGTGGGTCATGGCTGCACAGAGGCAGCGCTAATTCAATTAGAACCGCAGAAGCCAGTGCTAATCCTCGTCAGGGCTTGCCCTCTAAGCCAGGGGAACTGCTGCCTGACCTGCCCTCTTGCTCTCACACTTAACAGCAGAAGAACAAGGATGCCTACTAATTAACAATTAATACAATTAAAACTGCAGCCCCCTCAGAAAGCCAGAACTGATGGGAGCACTTCAACACCTACCCAGTGTGTTGTGGCCTGGCCAAGGAGGTGTGCAGAGGGAGcacccagggctgggggcaaAGGGCTGTGCTGTAGTGGGGGAAGGCTAGAGTCAATGTTAACCCTTTCCTTGGTGCAGCCTCCTCAGGTTTGGACTCGGATGGATTGAAGAGTGATTCAGGCAGTATTGAATGAACTGGCCACAGCTGAGGGAGGGGAGTTATGCTGAGGCTCTTGGTGCTATATAGGAAGTCTCTCAGGTATCTTATAGGGTTGTCTTGACCATCTGCTCAGGGTAATTGATATGATGTAGTTTGGGATGAAGAAGGAGTCTTTCCTCAGGTCAAACTGACCAGAATCACTAGAACTTTACTTATTCATCTTCTGTGATACTGTCTAATTCTTACGATCATCCTATATTTTTGCTTACGAGCTCCTTGCTGTTACAGGGATATGGTCTCCAATGACTTCCTCTGTctctccagctctccctgcGGAACATGCCAGTTCGTAGCATTACACTTTTCTTTGACAGATCTGAGATTTGTGAAATGAATACGTTTTGTGGCATATAGCATGCAGCAGAGAATCGATAATCCACAAAGCCCCACAG from Aquila chrysaetos chrysaetos chromosome 5, bAquChr1.4, whole genome shotgun sequence carries:
- the ST8SIA2 gene encoding alpha-2,8-sialyltransferase 8B isoform X1, whose product is MPLPCRGWTLALLTLLVGFLIFADISEIEEESGSSGGRGTIRSAVNSLHSKSNRAEVVINDSSSPAVVDRSNESIKHNIKPASSKWRHNQTLSLKIRKQILKFLDAEKDISVLKGTLKPGDIIHYVFDRDSTMNVSQNLYELLPRTSPLKGKQFPTCAIVGNSGVLLSSGCGPEIDAHSFVIRCNLAPVQEYSQDVGMKTDLVTMNPSVIQRAFEDLVNETWREKLLQRLHSLNGSILWIPAFMAKGGKERVEWVNELILKHHINVRTAYPSLRLLHAVRGYWLTNKVHIKRPTTGLLMYTLATRFCNQIYLYGFWPFPLDQNQNPVKYHYYDSLKYGYTSQASPHTMPLEFKALKTLHQQGALKLTVGECDGAT
- the ST8SIA2 gene encoding alpha-2,8-sialyltransferase 8B isoform X2, producing the protein MRLFSDLCRRSSGGRGTIRSAVNSLHSKSNRAEVVINDSSSPAVVDRSNESIKHNIKPASSKWRHNQTLSLKIRKQILKFLDAEKDISVLKGTLKPGDIIHYVFDRDSTMNVSQNLYELLPRTSPLKGKQFPTCAIVGNSGVLLSSGCGPEIDAHSFVIRCNLAPVQEYSQDVGMKTDLVTMNPSVIQRAFEDLVNETWREKLLQRLHSLNGSILWIPAFMAKGGKERVEWVNELILKHHINVRTAYPSLRLLHAVRGYWLTNKVHIKRPTTGLLMYTLATRFCNQIYLYGFWPFPLDQNQNPVKYHYYDSLKYGYTSQASPHTMPLEFKALKTLHQQGALKLTVGECDGAT